The Drechmeria coniospora strain ARSEF 6962 chromosome 02, whole genome shotgun sequence genome has a segment encoding these proteins:
- a CDS encoding putative B56-delta regulatory subunit of protein phosphatase 2A yields the protein MKRFSQRVLSRGKDAGKSSKKNKDSKDGTSSPSPRDSSNQSPVLTPSSSTSTLNDIRNKPLPPNASHGADHGVLGQPSSLSNITQQGGMPDRFGSMGGASSPNGGNRMTPTVVISPTPGVSRPRRDADTATPARCPVDFEQACSLKHWLTPTKIVQHIPPPGAAETMPHDLAPPKAGQKSSLLIHRGIDNRDAIPEGLRTPRRQHSSRFDISVHRELEKLPGFHEVPPNRRQELFMQKIDQCNVIFDFNDASADMKAKEIKRLALHELLDYVANNRQVITEPMYPRVVDMFAKNLFRPIPPPVNPQGEAFDPEEDEPVLEVAWPHIQVVYEFFLRFIESQDFNTNIAKAYIDHSFVLQLLDLFDSEDPRERDFLKTTLHRIYGKFLNLRSFIRRSINNVFFQFTYETERFNGIAELLEILGSIINGFALPLKEEHKIFLTRVLLPLHKPKSLSMYHPQLAYCIVQFLEKDASLTEDVVLGLLRYWPKVNSTKEVMFLNEVEDIFEVMDPAEFAKVQEPLFHQLAKSVASPHFQVAERALYFWNNEYFCNLVSDNVEIILPIMFAPLFENSKGHWNRYERADPLSLSLGWHAADECRTIHGMVYNAMKLFMEINPQLFDDCSHDYTEQQNSAAEREALRERKWAALGEQATQRRESLGGGVVDADPRPQAAVLPRLDEVDPITDDNQKRLDSLKLQDASGQRPSVHERQSSVGSTRSR from the exons CTCTCACGAGGCAAGGACGCCGGCAAGTCCTCGAAGAAGAACAAGGATTCCAAGGACGGCACATCCTCTCCTTCGCCACGGGACTCGTCCAACCAGTCCCCGGTCCTcacgccctcctcgtccacctcgaccCTCAACGACATTCGAAACAAGCCGCTGCCGCCCAACGCGTCCCATGGAGCCGACCACGGCGTCCTCGGTCAACCCTCGAGCCTCTCAAACATCACCCAGCAGGGTGGAATGCCCGATCGCTTCGGCTCCATGGGTGGCGCTTCGAGTCCGAACGGGGGCAACCGCATGACCcccaccgtcgtcatcagcCCGACGCCTGGCGTAAGTCGCCCACGCAGGGATGCCGACACCGCAACCCCCGCGCGGTGCCCTGTCGATTTCGAGCAGGCGTGCTCGCTCAAGCATTGGCTAACCCCGACGAAAATTGTACAGCATATCCCCCCACCGGGTGCTGCCGAGACGATGCCTCACGACCTCGCCCCTCCCAAGGCAGGCCAGAAGTCGTCGCTCCTGATCCACCGGGGCATCGATAACCGTGATGCCATCCCCGAGGGCCTGCGTACGCCCCGGCGACAGCACTCCTCCCGCTTCGACATCTCGGTCCACCGGGAGCTGGAGAAGCTGCCGGGATTTCACGAAGTGCCCCCGAACAGACGGCAGGAACTATTCATGCAAAAGATTGACCAGTGCAACGTCATCTTCGACTTCAACGATGCAAGCGCCGACATGAAGGCCAAGGAGATCAAGCGGCTTGCCCTGCACGAGCTGCTGGATTACGTCGCCAACAACAGGCAAGTTATCACCGAGCCTATGTACCCTCGGGTTGTCGACATGTTTGCCAAGAATCTGTTCCGGCCCATTCCTCCGCCCGTGAACCCCCAGGGCGAGGCTTTCGATccggaggaggacgagccaGTTCTGGAGGTTGCGTGGCCGCACATCCAGGTTGTCTACGAGTTCTTCCTGCGCTTCATCGAGAGTCAGGATTTCAACACCAACATCGCCAAGGCCTACATCGACCACAGCTTCGTCCTGCAGCTCTTGGATCTTTTCGACTCCGAAGACCCCCGCGAGCGCGATTTCCTCAAGACGACCCTGCACCGCATCTACGGCAAGTTTCTGAACCTCCGATCATTCATTCGCCGCTCCATCAACAACGTCTTCTTTCAGTTCACCTACGAAACCGAACGGTTCAACGGAATAGCCGAGCTCCTGGAAATCCTCGGCTCCATCATCAACGGATTCGCCCTACCTTTGAAGGAGGAGCACAAGATCTTCCTCACCCGCGTCCTCCTTCCTCTGCACAAGCCCAAGAGCCTGAGCATGTATCACCCCCAGCTGGCCTACTGCATCGTCCAGTTCTTGGAAAAGGATGCGTCGTTGACCGAGGAC GTTGTCCTCGGCTTGCTGCGCTACTGGCCCAAGGTCAACAGCACCAAGGAGGTCATGTTCCTcaacgaggtcgaggacatCTTCGAAGTCATGGACCCGGCCGAGTTTGCCAAGGTCCAAGAGCCTCTATTCCACCAGCTGGCCAAGTCCGTCGCCAGCCCGCACTTTCAAGTCGCCGAGCGCGCACTGTACTTCTGGAACAACGAATACTTCTGCAACCTTGTGAGCGACAATGTGGAGATCATCCTGCCCATCATGTTCGCACCCCTTTTCGAGAACTCCAAGGGTCACTGGAACAGGTACGAACGCGCCGaccccctctccctctccctgGGCTGGCATGCCGCTGACGAGTGCAGGACGATCCACGGCATGGTGTACAATGCCATGAAGCTGTTCATGGAGATCAACCCTCAGCTCTTCGATGACTGCTCGCACGACTATACCGAGCAGCAAAAcagcgccgccgagcgagagGCGCTGCGAGAGCGCAAGTGGGCCGCCCTGGGCGAACAGGCGACCCAGCGAAGGGagtcgctcggcggcggtgtcgTTGACGCTGACCCTCGTCCCCAGGCCGCAGtgctgcctcgcctcgacgaggtcgacccCATTACCGACGACAACCAAAAGCGTCTTGACTCTCTCAAGCTTCAAGACGCCTCCGGCCAGAGACCTAGCGTTCACGAGAGGCAAAGCTCTGTTGGCTCTACCAGGAGTCGATAA
- a CDS encoding Inositol polyphosphate-related phosphatase produces MPPTADDGPDGSSIKPVSSLLARFENMNQSTAAQPQASSQPISPAPKPVRLRTFKLPQDSSSSSAPQTPTKAAVPDSLAADRPSRPSALQEHGVPAQPTPTKPVPASKPQNLAMAQPPPALLVQPPQSPPKGRASAVASGGQSPFLDPVSVVGPDIPCGSLNSIGTPNRPLTPLSPRAAPKSPHLSSQPPSPPPPRRSVESRRDGKQPPPPPAPRVDRSATRSIPPGFPEARGGNPSIKAGISQETSPFGSPPGSPLVDEPRPILPARPRPHLQPDAFVASKTDPLGFEAPHAHHSLAANRVGLEPGINGHGGRNSPQRTRDNRDQPPKPKITEPYQQRASQQKTPGIAEMPPAKPLRPTKSGTHQPEILPASAPAGRRPDPDPEMTARHPPPPSNRQLAGAPSGHQSPERSYRDNQGILSPIPTTSKTSFTTSTVEPVAPKSKPPSQISTYPDGSSANRRPPHFKQGCSEIQTKYDTRTLDVCGELVCTTGVLTRVWNILDGEQLLSLAHTEGVRATAVAFKPGKDVDSEGAMLWIGTNIGEIMEVEIATQRILRSKGGVHTRCEVIRIYRHYNELWTLDDGGTLHVWGPDSDGVPNLAGQPHQSHKLPRGLTFSMVAGDELWHVVGKAIRVFSPSGGGAQPFQVLIRPLTAEGAGEVSAGTQMKTHPGQIFFGHVDGKISVFSTVDYSCLTIFNVSSWKINALAGVGMYMWAAYNTGKVCVYDIGENPWTVKKEWQAHDQPILKMKADPASSYRLDRVQVLSLGADNKVKVWDGLLQDDWLEEEIKSKDTSYCLFDELEATIMTWNAGASTPHSLRYSDEDASFFRDLVQSSGLPDIFVFGFQELVDLEDKTATAKRFLKSSKKKEGSEQERMSHQYRDWRDFLMKTLDEFTPADDLYHLLHSAPLVGLFTCIFVKSSLRDRIGNLSHAEVKRGMGGLHGNKGAIVVRFQVDDTSLCFFNCHLAAGQSQSNSRHNDVAAILDTNMFPAERNPDVRIDTYTGGGDGSMILDHELCIMNGDLNYRIDTMSRDTVVKAVKQGNLSKLLERDQLLVARRRNPAFRLRAFDELPITFAPTYKYDVGTDNYDTSEKRRSPAWCDRLLFRGRGRIQQLDYKRHEVRVSDHRPVTGSFRLWVKKINPRERADAWVESQQAFEELRQEETADENGRRALVYIVDVVQRWFIETILLAWKRTIFMVVQVLPGPANLEILVMP; encoded by the exons ATGCCTCCTACGGCGGATGACGGGCCCGATGGCTCCTCCATC AAGCCTGTCTCCTCCTTGCTCGCCCGCTTCGAGAACATGAACCAGTCCACGGCCGCGCAGCCGCAAGCGTCCTCTCAGCCCATATCACCTGCTCCGAAGCCGGTGCGATTGCGAACCTTTAAGCTGCCTCAAGattcttcgtcgtcctccgccCCTCAGACGCCGACCAAGGCAGCCGTGCCCGATagccttgccgccgaccgACCCTCTCGACCCTCGGCGCTCCAGGAGCATGGCGTGCCGGCCCAGCCTACGCCGACAAAGCCAGTCCCGGCTTCGAAGCCCCAGAACCTGGCAATGGcccagccgccgccagcctTGCTGGTGCAGCCGCCGCAGTCGCCGCCGAAGGGCCGAGCATCCGCCGTCGCTTCTGGCGGTCAGTCCCCTTTCCTCGAccccgtctccgtcgtcggtccAGACATACCATGCGGCTCTCTGAACTCCATCGGCACCCCGAACCGACCGTTAACCCCTCTCTCGCCCCGTGCCGCGCCAAAGTCGCCACACCTCTCGTCGCAGCCCCcgtcgcctcctccgccccGCCGTTCGGTCGAGTCGCGAAGGGATGGGAAGCAACCTCCGCCTCCACCGGCCCCCCGCGTGGACCGAAGCGCGACCCGGTCGATACCCCCGGGCTTTCCGGAGGCACGAGGCGGCAACCCCTCGATCAAGGCCGGCATTTCCCAAGAGACGTCTCCTTTCGGCAGCCCGCCCGGCAGCCCCCTGGTCGACGAGCCACGGCCCATCCTCCccgctcggccgaggccgcacTTGCAACCTGATGCGTTCGTCGCGTCCAAAACAGATCCTCTCGGCTTCGAGGCGCCGCATGCGCACCActccctcgccgccaaccGGGTTGGACTGGAGCCCGGCATcaacggccatggcggccgtaATTCCCCCCAGCGCACGAGAGACAACCGCGACCAGCCGCCGAAACCCAAGATTACCGAACCGTACCAGCAAAGAGCATCCCAACAGAAGACCcccggcatcgccgagatGCCGCCCGCGAAACCTCTGCGACCCACGAAGAGCGGCACTCACCAGCCCGAGATACTCCCTGCATCTGCCCCTGCCGGTCGACGTCCGGACCCGGACCCGGAGATGACGGCTCGtcaccctccccccccctcgaaCCGACAACTTGCGGGTGCTCCATCTGGGCACCAGTCACCCGAAAGATCGTATCGAGACAACCAAGGCATTTTATCTCCAATCCCCACGACAAGCAAAACCTCCTTCACCACCTCCACCGTTGAACCTGTCGCCCCCAAATCGAAGCCGCCCAGCCAAATCTCGACGTACCCCGATGGGTCTAGCGCGAACCGCAGACCCCCTCACTTCAAACAGGGCTGCTCTGAGATACAGACAAAGTATGATACGCGAACTCTGGATGTATGCGGAGAACTCGTTTGCACGACCGGAGTTTTGACGCGAGTTTGGAACATCCTCGATGGGGAACAACTGTTGAGCCTGGCTCATACCGAGGGCGTCAGGGCCACTGCAGTCGCGTTTAAGCCCGGCAAGGATGTAGACTCGGAAGGTGCCATGTTGTGGATCGGAACCAACATAGGCGAGATCATGGAGGTTGAAATCGCCACGCAGCGCATTCTGCGGAGCAAAGGGGGCGTTCACACAAGGTGCGAGGTGATACGGATATACCGGCATTATAACGAGCTGTGGACCTTGGACGACGGGGGCACTCTCCACGTATGGGGTCCTGACTCGGATGGAGTGCCAAACCTGGCCGGTCAACCGCACCAGAGCCATAAGCTGCCGAGAGGGCTCACCTTCTCTatggtcgccggcgacgagctttggcacgtcgtcggcaaggccaTACGCGTCTTTTCCCCCTCGGGCGGCGGAGCGCAGCCCTTCCAGGTACTCATCCGACCACTGACGGcggagggcgccggcgaggtcaGCGCTGGAACGCAGATGAAAACCCATCCCGGCCAGATCTTCTTCGGTCATGTGGACGGCAAGATTAGCGTCTTCTCTACCGTTGACTATTCATGTCTCACAATTTTCAACGTGAGCTCTTGGAAAATCAACGCGCTCGCTGGCGtcggcatgtacatgtgggCGGCCTACAACACGGGCAAGGTGTGCGTCTATGACATCGGCGAAAACCCTTGGACCGTGAAGAAGGAGTGGCAGGCGCACGATCAGCCCATCCTCAAGATGAAGGCAGACCCGGCGAGCTCGTACCGACTCGACCGAGTCCAGGTCCTCTCGTTGGGTGCCGATAACAAGGTAAAGGTATGGGACGGGCTGCTGCAGGACGACTGGCTCGAGGAGGAAATCAAGTCCAAGGATACCAGCTACTGCCTCTTCGACGAACTAGAGGCAACCATCATGACGTGGAACGCGGGAGCATCGACGCCCCATAGCCTCCGCTATTCGGATGAGGACGCCAGCTTCTTCCGGGACCTTGTGCAGTCCAGCGGGTTACCGGACATCTTCGTCTTCGGGTTCCAGGAACTTGTCGACCTGGAGGACAAGACCGCCACGGCGAAGCGATTTCTCAAGTCGtccaagaagaaggagggcAGCGAACAGGAACGGATGAGTCACCAGTACCGCGACTGGCGTGATTTTCTGATGAAGACTCTCGATGAATTCACGCCTGCGGATGATCTCTATCACCTTTTGCACTCTGctcccctcgtcggcctgttCACGTGCATCTTCGTCAAATCCTCGCTGCGGGACCGGATTGGCAACCTGAGCCATGCCGAGGTGAAGCGAGGCATGGGGGGGTTGCACGGAAACAAAGGGGCCATCGTTGTTCGCTTTCAGGTCGACGATACCTCTCTCTGCTTCTTCAACTGCCATCTCGCTGCCGGGCAGTCCCAGTCCAACTCCCGCCACAACGATGTCGCGGCCATCCTCGACACGAACATGTTTCCTGCCGAACGCAACCCGGATGTGCGAATCGACACGtacaccggcggcggcgatggctcCATGATACTGGACCATGAGCTCTGCATTATGAATGGCGACCTCAACTATCGCATAGACACCATGTCTCGCGACACCGTGGTCAAGGCCGTCAAGCAAGGGAACCTGTCTAAGCTGCTGGAGCGTGACCAGCTTTTGGTCGCACGTCGGCGCAATCCTGCATTTCGACTACGCGCATTTGACGAGCTGCCTATCACGTTTGCTCCAACCTACAAGTATGACGTTGGGACGGACAACTACGATACCAGCGAGAAGAGAAGAAGCCCTGCCTGGTGCGACCGGCTGCTGTTTCGGGGGCGTGGTAGAATCCAGCAGCTGGATTACAAGAGGCACGAAGTACGGGTCAGCGATCACCGGCCAGTCACCGGTAGCTTCCGACTATGGGTGAAGAAGATCAACCCCAGGGAGCGAGCCGACGCATGGGTAGAGAGTCAACAGGCATTTGAGGAATTGCGACAGGAGGAGACAGCCGACGAAAA TGGCCGCAGGGCGCTGGTCTACATCGTCGATGTCGTTCAAAGATGGTTTATAGAGACCATTTTACTGGCCTGGAAGCGGACGATATTCATGGTGGTCCAGGTTTTGCCAGGACCTGCTAATTTAGAAATTCTTGTAATGCCATAG
- a CDS encoding aminotriazole resistance protein, protein MAGGRPRKAASIATLIIVCLVFFVDIANIGMANIALPTIQETLGYDDGSLQWVLTAYALTFGGFLMAGGRLGDIFGHRNILVFGMTLFNLATLVCALVQDKIGLVVGRAFQGLAAALTIPAAQSLVALSFDDPQSRIKAFGAWGAAGSTGFVFGPIIGGLFTSLVSWEWIFWLSLIVEGALQLVATSLLLTHNIPGASSQSLPDADKMPSKWSNLHVRLDILGTFFSITGLVLLVYGLTTGNIHGWKEPGVVATLVAAVCLLAIFVIVERKVAADPILPSYMFDSRVRVIGCAAAALTYAIWQGSNYLLTLQLQSFGFSPLSTALRFLPLGITAMLVNLIIPMLLKALGARTLLLASWLLCAAGLVLLSRMGSADDYWPLCLPGMILYIAGVGTVYFVGNVTVVATASEALQGTVSGVYNMFLNVGGAVLGVALLTVISDSVTSKAGGKKDSNALLEGYRAGYYGAIAMTVIGFILAIFFSSTKTNDAVETQRESSKPEQDRKSATRVVPKEPVAANG, encoded by the exons ATGGCTGGCGGAAGGCCTCGGAAAGCAGCGTCCATCGCGACGCTCATCATTGT ATGCCTTGTATTCTTTGTTGACATTGCCAATATCGGCATGGCAAACATAGCTCTCCCCACGATCCAGGAGACGCTCGGCTATGATGATGGCTCGCTGCAATGGGTCCTCACCGCCTATGCCCTAACG TTTGGAGGCTTCCTCATGGCTGGCGGACGCCTTGGTGACATCTTTGGCCACAGAAACATTCTCGTCTTCGGCATGACGTTGTTCAACCTGGCGACCCTCGTATGCGCCCTAGTCCAAGACAagatcggcctcgtcgtgggGCGCGCCTTTCAGGGGCTCGCCGCTGCCTTGACCATCCCGGCCGCCCAGTCGCTTGTTGCCCTGTCGTTCGACGATCCTCAGAGTCGAATCAAGGCATTCGGCGCCTGGGGAGCGGCGGGCTCAACAGGTTTTGT CTTCGGTCCTATCATCGGCGGGCTGTTTACCTCTCTCGTCTCCTGGGAATGG ATCTTTTGGCTCAGCCTCATCGTCGAAGGGGCACTTCAGCTTGTCGCAACATCCCTGCTACTAACCCACAATATCCCGGGTGCATCCTCCCAATCTCTCCCGGACGCTGACAAGATGCCAAGCAAATGGTCCAACCTCCATGTGCGACTCGATATCCTGGGCACCTTTTTTTCCATCACGGGCCTCGTTCTCCTCGTCTATGGTCTGACGACCGGCAATATCCACGGTTGGAAGGAGCCTGGTGTCGTCGCTAccctcgtcgctgccgtctgCCTCCTGGCCATCTTTGTCATTGTCGAACGTAAAGTGGCCGCCGATCCGATACTCCCAAGCTACATGTTCGACAGCAGGGTTCGGGTGATCGGATgtgcggcggccgccttgacgTACGCCATCTGGCAGGGTAGCAACTATCTCCTGACTCTCCAGCTTCAGA GCTTCGGCTTCTCTCCGCTATCCACCGCTCTTCGCTTCCTCCCCCTCGGAATCACCGCCATGCTTGTCAACCTCATCATTCCGATGCTTCTCAAGGCTCTTGGCGCCCGCACCCTCCTCCTTGCCAGCTGGCTCCTCTGCGCCGCAGGActcgtcctcctctcccgcATGGGCTCTGCTGACGACTACTGGCCACTGTGCCTTCCCGGCATGATTTTGTACATTGCAGGTGTCGGTACCGTCTACTTTGTCGGGAACGTGACGGTCGTCGCGACGGCTTCTGAGGCGCTCCAGGGTACCGTGTCGGGCGTCTACAAC ATGTTTCTGAacgtcggcggtgccgtcctCGGTGTTGCTCTTCTCACGGTCATCTCTGACTCGGTCACGTCAAAAGCCGGGGGTAAGAAGGACTCCAACGCACTGCTCGAGGGTTACAGGGCTGGCTACTACGGAGCCATAGCCATGACAGTTATTGGCTTTATCCTGGCCATCTTCTTCTCATCGACCAAGACCAATGACGCTGTCGAAACCCAAAGAGAGTCGTCAAAACCTGAGCAGGATAGAAAAAGCGCTACCAGGGTCGTGCCGAAAGAGCCAGTGGCTGCGAATGGGTGA